The following coding sequences are from one Marinoscillum sp. 108 window:
- the rlmN gene encoding 23S rRNA (adenine(2503)-C(2))-methyltransferase RlmN, with amino-acid sequence MEKKDIRKMSLQQIKDYFASVDEKAFRAVQVWEWLWQKSARSFEEMTNLSKGLREKLESEFVLRPISIATSQKSNDGTIKSAFKLYDNELIEGVLIPADDRMTACVSSQVGCSLSCKFCATGYMDRKRNLDPGEIYDQVVAIDAQAKKDFNLPLSNIVFMGMGEPLLNYANVLEGINRITAEDGLNMSPKRITVSTAGIAKMIKKLADDEVRFNLALSLHAADDKKRNQIMPINESNTLEALREALMYFYQKTQNKITFEYILFYNFNDTLEDAENLLKFARQIPSKINIIEYNPISEANFKNTEEDRLEKFANYLKKNKVTVNIRRSRGKDIDAACGQLANKNKAA; translated from the coding sequence ATGGAGAAGAAGGATATCAGAAAGATGAGTCTGCAACAGATCAAAGACTACTTTGCTTCTGTGGATGAAAAAGCATTCAGGGCTGTACAGGTCTGGGAGTGGCTCTGGCAGAAGTCTGCGCGATCTTTTGAGGAAATGACGAATCTCTCCAAAGGGCTTCGCGAAAAGCTGGAAAGTGAATTTGTTCTTCGGCCTATCAGCATTGCCACTTCGCAAAAGTCAAACGACGGCACCATCAAATCGGCATTCAAGCTCTATGATAATGAGTTGATAGAAGGGGTACTGATCCCCGCAGATGACCGCATGACCGCCTGCGTATCCTCACAGGTAGGTTGCTCGCTGAGCTGCAAATTCTGTGCGACCGGCTATATGGATCGCAAAAGAAACCTGGACCCGGGAGAGATCTATGATCAGGTAGTGGCCATCGATGCGCAGGCTAAGAAAGATTTTAATCTCCCCCTTTCCAATATCGTTTTTATGGGAATGGGCGAACCCCTCCTCAACTATGCCAATGTGCTCGAAGGGATCAACCGAATCACTGCCGAGGATGGGCTGAACATGTCACCCAAACGCATCACGGTCTCTACGGCGGGAATTGCCAAGATGATCAAAAAGTTGGCCGACGATGAGGTACGATTCAACCTGGCCCTGTCATTGCACGCAGCAGATGACAAGAAAAGGAACCAGATCATGCCGATCAACGAAAGTAATACCCTGGAAGCCTTGCGGGAGGCGCTGATGTATTTCTACCAAAAAACTCAAAACAAGATTACGTTTGAGTACATCCTGTTTTACAACTTCAATGATACCCTGGAGGATGCAGAAAACCTGTTGAAATTTGCCCGTCAGATTCCTTCTAAAATCAACATCATCGAATACAACCCCATTTCGGAAGCCAACTTTAAGAATACCGAGGAAGATCGGTTGGAGAAGTTTGCCAACTACCTGAAGAAAAACAAAGTGACTGTAAACATCCGAAGGAGTCGTGGTAAGGATATAGACGCGGCATGCGGTCAGCTGGCCAATAAGAATAAAGCGGCATAA
- a CDS encoding serine hydrolase: protein MHFIKSILVTLSSMLFCGALYASGFVAEKADSLYRHMSTIQRLNQLVLVSTSQATVPTVSGDFGGIYFSEPLKISLGKSDQLIVVQLDERLNPFTEELVNLPGLYTLAALSRADLLNTYLYHLEAASKSRGIDMLILPEVNHPGTTVDLVLQKMKAHDPDFFRDKKSLSFTSARKKKELIRVFEENDFWVIPEADTQTVSSRLEKYSDKIASTVSLEDKIRHNILARLLSPAMSPTDQIPNQLAVAISKASIIPLQRVAGIFPIQSDTISFVTNQPYGPMANMLRKYAYVKTAYGEILTSHSPIVLDNNSFIPPGILSGDRDIIFVGEIENLRDHAEMLDAALVYSHPSEIYSYVIPQQLFGASDISGRLPYAVEKLSTFNNDEVAGKKILGYAPAEMTGLDKSALFKIEQIMADAISSGSTPGGQLAIAVDGAIVLDQAYGFLTYDSLIPAEKTTLYDLASVTKVTGTLLGIMKLYEDGRLDLDARIDEYLPAYQNSNKGHITARALLAHNAGLKPYVPFWQKVLSADMLETFFYEDEAALLADRRSYHTRPNTIVQDTLKNWIIQSPLIQYDSIPFYSYSDIGFMILHQVVEQISGQPLDQYLSETFYQPMGLRRLTFNPLDHGFQRFEIAPTEHDYYFREELVWGEVHDRNAAVFGGVAGHAGLFATSHDLVVILQTLLQGGTYGDHQFLQASTIQYFNQCFFPNNRRALGWDKKDDKVGNVSAFTTSESFGHTGFTGTMIWADPQYNLIFVFLSNRIHPNSNNYKLIQKNIRTKIQDVVYEALMAKWIK from the coding sequence ATGCATTTTATTAAAAGCATATTGGTCACTCTTAGTTCCATGCTCTTTTGCGGAGCGCTCTATGCCTCAGGTTTTGTAGCCGAGAAAGCTGACAGCCTGTATCGGCACATGAGTACCATACAACGCCTCAACCAGCTCGTGCTGGTGAGCACCTCACAAGCTACCGTCCCCACAGTCTCGGGTGACTTTGGTGGCATCTACTTTTCTGAACCCCTTAAAATCTCCCTTGGGAAAAGCGACCAACTCATTGTGGTGCAGCTCGACGAGCGACTGAATCCCTTCACGGAAGAATTGGTCAACCTTCCCGGGCTCTACACCCTGGCAGCACTCTCCCGCGCCGACCTGCTGAACACCTACCTTTACCACCTGGAAGCTGCCAGCAAAAGCCGGGGTATCGACATGCTTATCCTCCCGGAGGTAAACCATCCCGGCACCACCGTGGACCTGGTTTTGCAGAAAATGAAAGCACATGATCCCGACTTCTTCCGGGATAAAAAAAGCCTCTCATTCACCTCTGCCAGAAAAAAGAAGGAGCTGATCCGGGTATTTGAAGAGAATGACTTCTGGGTGATCCCTGAAGCGGATACCCAAACCGTGAGCAGCCGACTGGAAAAGTACTCCGATAAAATAGCCTCCACCGTGTCTCTGGAAGACAAAATACGGCACAATATCCTCGCCAGACTCTTGAGCCCTGCTATGTCTCCCACAGACCAAATACCAAACCAACTGGCTGTGGCGATCAGCAAAGCCTCCATCATCCCCCTGCAACGTGTGGCCGGAATATTCCCTATCCAGAGTGACACCATTTCCTTTGTGACCAACCAGCCCTATGGCCCTATGGCCAACATGCTCAGAAAATATGCTTATGTGAAGACGGCTTATGGGGAAATTCTGACCAGTCATTCACCCATTGTTTTAGATAACAACTCTTTCATACCACCAGGTATTTTGAGTGGAGACCGTGATATCATCTTTGTCGGAGAAATTGAGAACCTCCGGGATCATGCAGAGATGCTGGACGCAGCGCTCGTTTACAGCCACCCCAGTGAAATTTACAGCTACGTGATCCCTCAGCAGCTCTTCGGTGCCTCGGACATCAGCGGCAGACTCCCTTATGCGGTTGAAAAGCTTTCAACCTTCAATAATGACGAGGTGGCAGGTAAAAAAATATTGGGCTATGCTCCGGCTGAAATGACCGGACTTGACAAGTCTGCGCTATTCAAAATAGAGCAGATAATGGCCGATGCCATCAGTAGTGGGAGCACCCCGGGTGGTCAGTTGGCCATTGCAGTAGATGGCGCTATCGTCCTGGATCAAGCCTATGGCTTCCTGACTTACGACAGCCTGATTCCCGCTGAAAAAACCACCCTGTATGACCTGGCTTCTGTCACCAAAGTAACGGGTACATTGCTGGGCATCATGAAACTTTATGAAGATGGGCGCCTGGATTTGGATGCCAGAATCGATGAATACCTCCCGGCATATCAAAATTCCAATAAGGGACACATTACCGCACGGGCGCTGCTCGCTCACAATGCTGGCCTAAAACCTTATGTCCCTTTTTGGCAAAAAGTACTGTCGGCAGACATGCTGGAAACCTTTTTTTATGAGGATGAGGCGGCTTTGCTGGCCGATCGTCGCAGCTACCATACCCGCCCCAATACCATCGTTCAGGACACTTTGAAAAACTGGATCATCCAGTCTCCACTGATTCAGTATGACAGCATACCCTTCTATAGTTACAGCGATATCGGTTTCATGATCCTGCACCAGGTAGTGGAACAGATTTCCGGGCAGCCACTTGATCAATATTTGTCTGAAACCTTCTATCAGCCCATGGGCCTCAGGAGGCTTACTTTTAATCCATTGGATCATGGCTTTCAGCGGTTCGAAATAGCCCCGACAGAGCACGATTATTATTTTAGAGAGGAGCTCGTTTGGGGCGAAGTACATGACCGCAATGCCGCGGTTTTTGGTGGTGTAGCAGGCCATGCTGGTCTTTTTGCTACGTCTCACGACCTGGTGGTGATTTTGCAAACACTCCTGCAGGGCGGCACTTATGGTGACCACCAATTTTTGCAAGCCTCCACCATACAATATTTCAATCAGTGTTTTTTTCCTAACAACCGCCGCGCCCTAGGCTGGGACAAAAAGGATGACAAGGTGGGCAATGTATCAGCCTTCACTACCAGCGAGAGCTTTGGCCATACCGGATTCACCGGCACCATGATCTGGGCAGACCCCCAGTACAACCTCATTTTTGTGTTTCTATCTAACAGAATACACCCCAACTCTAATAACTACAAACTTATCCAGAAGAACATTCGTACAAAGATCCAGGATGTCGTGTATGAGGCATTAATGGCTAAATGGATAAAATAA
- a CDS encoding rhomboid family intramembrane serine protease, which translates to MMRITPMVKNILIINVGIFLIQAILSLPLSQIFGLRVVFADDFVPYQFVTYMWIHGGFGHILGNMFAVFIFGPMLEQVWGSKRFLTFYLICGIGAGVLYGAADYVENISLKNDTEAYLDNPNPEAFSMFIVEHKSYHYNLPRLAEFSDDYYKNADNVAYQQQAIEIVKDIFSSITNVPMVGASGAVFGILMAFGMLFPNTQLFLLFPPIPIKAKYLVLFYGLYELYSEFSRTSGDNVAHLAHLGGMLIAYILLKIWQKDNGRFY; encoded by the coding sequence ATGATGAGAATCACACCGATGGTGAAAAACATCCTGATCATCAATGTCGGGATTTTTTTAATTCAAGCCATTCTTTCCCTCCCCTTATCACAAATATTTGGCCTTCGGGTGGTTTTTGCTGATGATTTTGTGCCGTATCAGTTTGTCACCTACATGTGGATACACGGTGGCTTTGGCCACATTTTGGGCAATATGTTTGCGGTATTCATCTTCGGACCTATGCTGGAGCAGGTATGGGGATCGAAGCGCTTTCTGACTTTCTATCTGATCTGTGGGATAGGTGCCGGTGTGCTCTACGGGGCGGCTGATTATGTGGAAAACATCAGCTTGAAAAATGATACCGAAGCGTATCTGGACAACCCAAATCCAGAGGCTTTCAGCATGTTCATAGTAGAGCACAAATCTTATCATTACAACCTGCCGAGGCTGGCGGAGTTCTCGGATGATTATTATAAAAATGCAGACAATGTGGCCTATCAGCAGCAGGCCATAGAGATTGTTAAAGATATTTTCTCATCCATCACCAATGTGCCTATGGTGGGTGCATCCGGTGCGGTATTTGGAATTTTGATGGCGTTTGGCATGTTGTTTCCCAATACGCAGCTTTTCCTGCTTTTTCCACCGATCCCGATCAAGGCTAAATATCTGGTCCTTTTTTATGGACTCTATGAACTTTATTCCGAATTTAGTCGGACGTCAGGGGATAATGTCGCACACCTGGCACACCTGGGAGGCATGTTGATTGCATATATACTACTTAAGATTTGGCAAAAGGACAATGGGAGGTTTTACTAA
- a CDS encoding rhomboid family intramembrane serine protease yields MMNNSILDDFKNAWNKPNNAPAQLIIINIIVFLFLGVLMVISRLSNADALFSVIYNQFSIPPSFGEFLTRPWTLITYAFAHSLTGILHILFNMLVFYWFSKLILEFLGNKKVIAIYVLGALAGGVAYLLVYNLIPFYQEQVASISGMVGASAAVYATVVAAAVFMPNYTFFMLFLGPVKIKYIAAFYVVVSFLGSTGGNAGGNIAHLGGALIGWLYISQLRSGTDIGAWIIGFMEWVKSFFVASPKIKVTHRGEPAKSKPRKSAAGSRSEQEEIDAILDKISQSGYDSLSKEEKQKLFNASKK; encoded by the coding sequence ATGATGAACAACAGCATATTAGACGATTTTAAGAACGCCTGGAACAAGCCCAACAACGCTCCGGCGCAGTTGATCATTATCAACATCATTGTGTTTTTATTTCTGGGGGTATTGATGGTGATCAGCAGACTATCCAATGCGGATGCTTTGTTCAGTGTCATTTACAATCAATTTTCCATTCCCCCTTCTTTCGGGGAGTTTCTCACGCGACCATGGACGCTGATCACCTACGCTTTTGCCCATAGTCTCACAGGCATTTTGCATATCCTGTTCAATATGCTGGTTTTCTATTGGTTCAGTAAGTTGATCCTCGAGTTTTTGGGAAATAAAAAAGTCATTGCCATCTACGTTTTGGGTGCGTTGGCTGGAGGGGTGGCTTATTTGTTGGTGTACAACCTCATTCCCTTCTATCAGGAGCAGGTGGCATCCATTAGCGGTATGGTAGGGGCCTCTGCGGCGGTGTACGCCACAGTAGTGGCAGCAGCCGTATTCATGCCTAATTATACTTTTTTCATGCTCTTTCTGGGCCCGGTGAAGATCAAGTATATCGCCGCATTTTATGTGGTGGTGTCCTTCCTTGGTAGTACGGGGGGCAATGCCGGGGGCAATATTGCTCACCTGGGTGGAGCACTTATAGGCTGGTTGTACATCTCCCAGCTGCGGTCGGGCACAGATATTGGTGCCTGGATCATCGGTTTCATGGAGTGGGTGAAAAGTTTTTTTGTAGCATCGCCCAAAATCAAAGTGACCCATCGCGGTGAGCCCGCTAAATCCAAACCCAGAAAATCGGCCGCCGGAAGTAGAAGTGAGCAGGAAGAAATAGATGCCATTCTGGACAAAATCTCCCAATCGGGCTATGACAGCCTGAGCAAGGAGGAAAAACAAAAACTCTTTAACGCTAGTAAAAAGTAA
- a CDS encoding DUF4190 domain-containing protein, which translates to MSRFFSLLLLMFTLSQCVSPQYACIDLTQKKKKDFRHSRIKKHFVAPDNQQALESPDDLLEEYPFLAKMATDPVILSSENVGFVMPEMGGLEMMAERKRGERRLSGIESRRIEQLKARVAEVIPPDLMDQMSQAQDTSVTRFDDVYNEAKSLAIISFSSSIASILAIALPMFIFPLIIVGLVTGIISLKRYKKAFNKDFKGLAIAGVIISSAWLALILAVLIMVILLFSGGW; encoded by the coding sequence ATGTCTCGATTTTTTTCATTGCTGCTTTTGATGTTTACACTGAGTCAGTGCGTCTCCCCCCAGTATGCCTGTATTGACCTGACTCAAAAAAAGAAAAAAGACTTTCGTCACAGTAGGATCAAAAAGCATTTTGTGGCACCTGACAACCAGCAGGCCTTAGAATCCCCGGACGACTTGCTGGAGGAGTACCCTTTTTTGGCCAAGATGGCAACGGATCCGGTCATCCTTTCAAGTGAGAATGTGGGGTTCGTGATGCCTGAGATGGGAGGCCTCGAAATGATGGCTGAGCGCAAACGCGGTGAGAGAAGGCTGTCGGGGATTGAATCCCGACGGATTGAGCAGCTGAAGGCACGAGTGGCCGAGGTGATACCACCGGATTTGATGGATCAGATGAGCCAAGCGCAGGATACCTCTGTCACGCGCTTCGATGATGTTTACAATGAAGCCAAATCATTGGCCATTATCTCCTTTTCCAGCTCCATTGCTTCCATTCTGGCCATTGCTTTGCCGATGTTCATATTTCCTCTGATTATCGTGGGGTTAGTTACAGGGATAATTTCGCTCAAGCGGTACAAGAAGGCATTTAATAAGGATTTCAAGGGGCTAGCCATTGCCGGGGTGATCATCAGTTCGGCCTGGCTCGCCTTGATTCTGGCAGTTTTGATCATGGTCATACTGCTCTTTTCAGGAGGATGGTAA
- the mutL gene encoding DNA mismatch repair endonuclease MutL, giving the protein MEDIVYLLPDSIANQIAAGEVVQRPASVVKELLENSIDAGGTQIKLVVKDAGRTLIQVIDDGKGMSVTDARMSFERHATSKIRTAEDLFKIRTMGFRGEALASIAAVAQVEMRTKRREDELGTILQVESSEIKKQEPLATKDGTSISVKNLFYNVPARRNFLKSNPVELRHITDEFHRVALANPEVAMSMTNNDLEMYQLEAGKLSKRIVQLFGKNYQQQLIPCDEETPHVKVTGYVGKPEFAKKTRGEQFFFVNGRYIRNNYLNHAVSTAFQGLLKEDYFPFYVLFVEMDPLHVDINVHPTKTEVKFDDDRMLYGVINSAVRQSLGSFNVTPSLDFSTDVNFEQFTSSAMRSGGGSSIKDNQYAQFKNIDSERDKAKNWESLYDFAKREDIISSEQMEKEMPEETVTFSSSMHEHPDQGELIPSKTYRLHGKYLIRQVKSGMTIIDERAAFERILFERYQTKLTRDASGSQSSLFPQQISLNPSDYSLVMEIKPEIQKLGFEFEEMGQHMIVIQGVPAELSNCNEKEIFEELLEQFKFNKKELGINQKENLCRSLAKRTAAIKCKNLGDQEAEQLIDQLFACKQPNYTPDGNPTYKLISLDKIKSWFSS; this is encoded by the coding sequence ATGGAGGATATTGTTTACTTACTACCCGATAGTATTGCCAACCAGATCGCTGCCGGAGAGGTAGTACAGCGCCCTGCGTCTGTGGTGAAAGAGCTTCTGGAAAACAGCATAGATGCCGGCGGCACGCAGATCAAGCTGGTGGTGAAGGATGCCGGTCGTACGCTGATCCAGGTGATAGACGATGGCAAAGGCATGAGCGTCACCGATGCACGGATGAGCTTTGAGCGGCACGCCACCTCCAAAATCAGGACGGCCGAGGATCTTTTTAAGATTCGGACCATGGGTTTCCGTGGAGAGGCGCTGGCTTCCATAGCTGCAGTAGCTCAGGTGGAGATGCGCACCAAAAGAAGGGAAGACGAGCTCGGTACCATTTTGCAGGTGGAGTCTTCCGAAATCAAGAAGCAGGAGCCCCTTGCGACCAAGGATGGCACTTCGATCAGCGTGAAGAATCTTTTTTACAATGTGCCGGCCCGCAGGAATTTTTTGAAATCCAATCCTGTGGAACTCAGGCACATTACTGATGAATTTCACCGGGTGGCCCTTGCCAATCCGGAGGTGGCCATGTCCATGACCAACAACGACCTGGAGATGTATCAGTTGGAAGCGGGTAAACTGAGCAAACGCATCGTCCAGCTGTTCGGAAAAAACTATCAGCAACAACTAATCCCTTGCGACGAGGAAACCCCGCACGTAAAGGTCACTGGGTATGTGGGCAAGCCGGAGTTTGCCAAGAAAACACGTGGTGAGCAGTTTTTCTTTGTGAATGGAAGGTATATCAGGAATAATTACCTCAATCATGCTGTGTCCACAGCGTTTCAGGGCTTACTGAAGGAGGATTATTTTCCTTTTTATGTGCTTTTCGTGGAGATGGACCCACTCCATGTAGATATCAATGTGCACCCCACCAAAACCGAAGTGAAGTTTGATGATGACCGAATGCTCTATGGCGTGATCAACTCTGCAGTGCGACAGTCCCTGGGCTCGTTCAACGTGACTCCTTCGCTGGATTTTTCTACCGATGTAAACTTCGAGCAGTTTACTTCCTCAGCCATGCGATCCGGAGGGGGGTCGAGTATCAAAGACAATCAGTACGCACAGTTTAAAAACATTGATTCAGAAAGGGACAAAGCCAAAAACTGGGAGTCGCTTTATGATTTTGCGAAGCGGGAGGATATCATATCCTCTGAGCAAATGGAGAAGGAAATGCCTGAGGAGACGGTCACGTTTTCCAGCAGCATGCACGAGCACCCCGATCAGGGAGAGCTCATACCCAGCAAGACCTATCGCCTGCACGGGAAGTACCTGATCCGGCAGGTGAAGTCGGGCATGACGATCATAGATGAGCGTGCGGCTTTTGAGCGCATCCTTTTTGAGCGATACCAGACCAAGCTCACCCGCGATGCCAGTGGTTCGCAGAGTAGCTTGTTTCCACAGCAGATTTCTTTAAACCCATCTGATTATTCCCTCGTTATGGAGATAAAGCCGGAAATTCAGAAGCTCGGATTTGAGTTTGAGGAGATGGGTCAGCATATGATCGTTATTCAGGGCGTACCAGCAGAACTTTCCAATTGTAATGAGAAGGAGATTTTTGAGGAGCTGCTTGAACAATTTAAATTCAATAAAAAAGAACTGGGGATTAACCAAAAGGAAAACTTGTGCCGGTCGCTGGCCAAAAGAACCGCGGCGATCAAGTGTAAAAATCTGGGAGATCAGGAGGCCGAACAGCTGATTGATCAACTTTTTGCCTGTAAGCAGCCCAACTATACACCTGATGGTAATCCGACTTATAAATTGATTAGTTTAGACAAAATTAAAAGCTGGTTTAGCTCATGA
- a CDS encoding NAD(P)H-binding protein produces MKPTIAIAGATGFIGRWFIASYAHKYNIVALSRNDMEPPAGEGVVWKKVDLYSVRSTTEAIRGADYALYLVHSMQPSTRLNQSHFEDTDLLLADNFSRAAETVGLKQIIFMGGILPKDESQLSTHLRSRYEVELTLGSRSAALTALRAGIIVGPGGSSFEIIEKLVTRLPVMLCPEWTKSETQPVALADVLEVIDYCFGNAKAYDEAIEIGTTEQNTYMGMLRTTAKMLGKRRFIRSVPVFSLGLSKLWVAVFSDSSTTFVSPLIESLRHKMTVEEHPLINALGLKYKTFEEAVEFTLKNADKVPQLPKSLPGIRAKNTVRSVQRLSNPGVKSAEWVAKAYLTWLPDAFRYLIKVNEEADLVSFQLFGRVLLKLRYATERSDEERQVFYIVGGLLAGKEGYGWLEFRSVLEGRYIVAAIHEFVPRLPWYLYVNSQALLHLWVMNRFGKFLSRQQRTEI; encoded by the coding sequence ATGAAGCCTACAATCGCCATTGCCGGAGCCACAGGATTTATAGGTCGCTGGTTCATAGCATCCTACGCACATAAGTACAACATCGTAGCCCTGAGCAGAAATGACATGGAGCCTCCAGCCGGGGAGGGGGTTGTGTGGAAAAAAGTAGATCTCTATTCTGTTCGGAGTACTACGGAGGCCATCAGAGGAGCTGATTATGCACTCTATCTGGTGCATTCAATGCAGCCGTCTACCAGACTTAATCAAAGCCATTTTGAGGACACTGATCTGCTGTTGGCGGATAATTTTTCCCGGGCGGCGGAGACTGTGGGCCTGAAACAAATTATTTTCATGGGAGGTATTCTGCCCAAAGATGAGAGTCAGCTGTCTACCCACCTGAGAAGCAGATATGAAGTAGAGCTTACCCTTGGTAGCCGGAGCGCTGCCCTCACAGCGCTGAGGGCGGGCATTATAGTGGGGCCAGGGGGCTCCTCATTTGAGATCATCGAAAAACTGGTGACCAGGCTTCCTGTGATGCTTTGTCCTGAATGGACAAAATCGGAGACCCAGCCAGTGGCTCTGGCAGATGTGTTGGAGGTCATTGACTACTGTTTTGGAAATGCGAAGGCCTATGATGAGGCCATTGAGATCGGGACTACAGAGCAGAATACCTACATGGGGATGCTGCGGACTACGGCCAAAATGCTTGGAAAACGCCGGTTTATCAGATCCGTGCCGGTGTTTTCACTCGGGCTTTCCAAACTCTGGGTGGCGGTGTTCTCTGATAGCAGTACCACGTTTGTTTCCCCACTGATAGAGAGTCTGCGGCACAAGATGACAGTGGAGGAGCATCCCCTGATCAATGCCCTTGGTTTGAAATATAAAACGTTTGAGGAGGCTGTGGAATTTACCTTGAAAAATGCGGATAAGGTGCCTCAATTACCTAAAAGCCTACCGGGAATTCGGGCTAAAAATACGGTGCGGAGTGTGCAGCGCCTGTCCAACCCGGGTGTGAAAAGTGCAGAGTGGGTAGCGAAGGCTTATTTGACATGGCTGCCGGATGCTTTTCGGTACCTGATCAAGGTGAATGAAGAAGCGGATTTGGTGAGCTTTCAACTATTTGGGAGGGTACTCCTCAAGTTGCGATATGCCACGGAGCGGAGTGATGAAGAACGTCAGGTCTTTTACATCGTGGGCGGCCTATTGGCTGGCAAGGAAGGCTATGGTTGGCTGGAGTTCAGGTCGGTATTGGAGGGGCGATACATTGTTGCGGCTATTCATGAGTTTGTGCCGCGTCTGCCCTGGTATCTTTATGTGAATTCACAGGCGCTGCTGCACCTCTGGGTAATGAATAGATTTGGGAAGTTTCTGTCCCGTCAGCAGCGGACGGAGATTTGA